A window of Flavobacterium flavigenum contains these coding sequences:
- a CDS encoding glycoside hydrolase family 88/105 protein: protein MNYKSTKIIALFVFGTCSFANAQTNDATTPLHLMQPDYPTPYVIPQKENIKAVLDRVYSFLDKNSASKIVNAATKAEITDYKKNKEDVIFEPGAFRLTSYEWGVTYAGMLLASKATGEKYFADYSNKRIQLIADVAENIQEKNIKDKDMLKTLHPEALDFAGALCTAFIKAKKDGLKANIDPLVNNYIRFISNEQFRLKDGTLARNRPQDNTLWLDDMFMSVPALAQMGAYTGETKYFDDAVKQVNQFSKRMFNEQKGIYMHGWVESMEVHPQFHWARANGWAIMTMVELLEVLPKNHPGYPQVLAQLQKHIAGLVQYQHGTGFWHQLLDKNDSYLETSATAIYTYSIARAINRGYVDKMTYGPAVLLGWNAVASKVNDKGQVEGTCVGTGMGFDPAFYYYRPINVFAAHGYGPVLLAGAEVILLLKDNQFQINDSAIQLKVEGKNNLHK from the coding sequence ATGAACTATAAATCAACCAAAATTATAGCCTTATTTGTTTTTGGAACTTGCAGTTTTGCAAATGCCCAAACCAATGATGCTACAACGCCTTTACATTTAATGCAGCCTGATTATCCTACACCTTATGTTATTCCTCAAAAGGAAAATATAAAAGCAGTATTGGACAGAGTTTATAGTTTTTTGGATAAAAATTCAGCTTCAAAAATTGTAAATGCAGCAACAAAGGCTGAAATTACAGACTATAAGAAAAATAAAGAAGACGTAATTTTCGAACCGGGTGCTTTCAGGCTTACGAGTTACGAATGGGGCGTAACCTATGCCGGAATGCTTTTGGCATCTAAAGCTACAGGAGAGAAATACTTTGCCGATTATTCCAATAAAAGAATACAATTAATCGCTGATGTTGCAGAAAATATTCAGGAAAAAAACATCAAAGACAAAGACATGCTGAAAACGCTTCATCCCGAAGCTTTGGATTTTGCAGGAGCGCTTTGTACCGCTTTTATTAAGGCAAAAAAAGATGGTTTAAAAGCCAATATTGATCCTTTGGTTAATAATTACATCCGCTTTATCAGCAATGAACAGTTTAGGTTAAAAGACGGAACTTTAGCCAGAAACAGGCCTCAGGACAATACGCTCTGGTTAGACGATATGTTTATGAGTGTACCGGCTTTAGCACAAATGGGAGCTTACACAGGTGAGACAAAATATTTTGATGATGCCGTAAAACAGGTTAATCAGTTTTCTAAAAGAATGTTCAACGAGCAAAAAGGAATCTACATGCACGGCTGGGTTGAGTCTATGGAAGTGCACCCGCAGTTTCATTGGGCAAGAGCTAATGGCTGGGCAATAATGACCATGGTTGAATTACTTGAAGTTTTGCCTAAAAATCATCCCGGATATCCTCAGGTTTTGGCACAATTGCAAAAACATATCGCCGGCTTGGTGCAGTATCAGCACGGAACCGGTTTCTGGCATCAGTTGCTGGATAAAAATGATTCGTATCTGGAAACTTCTGCAACGGCTATTTACACGTATTCTATTGCCAGAGCAATTAATCGTGGATATGTAGATAAAATGACCTACGGACCTGCTGTTTTACTAGGCTGGAATGCAGTTGCTTCAAAAGTTAATGACAAAGGACAGGTAGAAGGAACCTGCGTAGGAACAGGCATGGGCTTTGACCCTGCTTTTTATTATTACCGTCCTATAAATGTTTTTGCCGCTCACGGTTATGGTCCGGTTTTATTGGCTGGAGCCGAAGTGATTTTGCTGTTAAAAGACAATCAGTTTCAGATAAACGACAGTGCAATACAGCTAAAAGTTGAAGGTAAAAACAATCTGCACAAGTAA
- the rhaM gene encoding L-rhamnose mutarotase, with amino-acid sequence MIRNAFKMKLKPGFEAEYKKRHDEIWPELASLLSETGIQDYSIFLDEETLILFAVQKISDDFDFDLLPNHPIVKKWWAYMGDIMETNPDNSPVAIGLKEVFHLD; translated from the coding sequence ATGATTAGAAATGCTTTTAAAATGAAATTAAAACCAGGTTTTGAAGCTGAATACAAAAAGCGACATGACGAGATCTGGCCTGAATTAGCAAGCCTCCTTTCAGAAACCGGTATACAGGATTATAGTATTTTTCTGGATGAAGAAACACTGATACTTTTTGCCGTTCAAAAAATAAGTGATGATTTTGATTTTGATTTGTTGCCAAACCATCCGATTGTAAAAAAATGGTGGGCTTACATGGGCGATATTATGGAAACGAATCCGGATAATTCTCCTGTTGCTATTGGTCTGAAGGAAGTTTTTCATTTAGATTAA
- a CDS encoding glycoside hydrolase family protein has product MNRRKFIIGNSLALIGLYLPFSLKANSFKTDPKISDFEKKLKPVGRALEFEDYYVWCNSPIEGPDGKIHVFFSRWKKSKSMSGWINGSEIAHATADKPEGPYTYVSTVLAPRGEGFWDATTCHNPSIHFVDGKYALFFMGNSNGKMNTKRIGLATSGSLYGPWKRPDEPLLLPGNEGFWDDLLTTNPSFLKHPNGEYWLYYKSLDTENYVHSKFPIKGNRKYGLAVAKSLNGPYKKYEGNPVIDFSKLGDNKQCEDAFVWYENNKFKMLARDLGVFGQDNGLYMDSDDGIHWSEPSISYQPLNKYITQPEAPKHLNRYGRAERPQLLFQNGKATYLFTASQGGKFETASSFIFKIM; this is encoded by the coding sequence ATGAACAGAAGAAAATTCATAATTGGAAATTCGCTAGCTCTTATAGGGCTATATCTTCCTTTTTCACTTAAAGCAAATAGTTTTAAAACTGATCCAAAAATTTCTGATTTTGAAAAAAAACTGAAACCGGTTGGACGTGCCCTTGAATTTGAAGATTATTACGTATGGTGCAACAGCCCTATTGAAGGGCCCGATGGTAAAATTCATGTCTTTTTTTCGCGCTGGAAAAAGTCTAAATCAATGAGCGGCTGGATTAACGGGTCTGAAATTGCTCATGCTACCGCTGATAAACCAGAAGGCCCATATACGTATGTTAGTACCGTTTTGGCTCCCCGTGGCGAAGGCTTTTGGGATGCAACGACCTGTCATAATCCCAGTATTCATTTTGTGGATGGAAAATATGCACTTTTTTTCATGGGAAACTCTAATGGTAAAATGAATACAAAACGTATTGGATTAGCCACTTCAGGTTCTCTTTACGGACCATGGAAAAGACCGGATGAACCTTTGCTGCTTCCGGGAAATGAAGGCTTTTGGGATGATCTTTTGACTACAAATCCTTCTTTTTTAAAACATCCAAACGGCGAATACTGGCTATATTATAAATCATTGGATACAGAAAATTATGTACATTCAAAATTTCCAATTAAAGGAAACAGAAAATATGGTTTAGCAGTTGCTAAATCTCTTAATGGGCCTTATAAAAAATATGAAGGAAATCCTGTTATCGATTTCTCTAAATTAGGAGACAACAAACAATGCGAAGATGCTTTTGTGTGGTATGAAAATAATAAATTTAAAATGCTGGCAAGGGATTTGGGTGTTTTCGGACAAGACAACGGATTGTATATGGACTCGGATGATGGAATTCATTGGTCTGAACCTTCAATATCCTATCAGCCGCTGAATAAATATATAACTCAGCCAGAAGCGCCAAAACATCTCAACCGTTATGGGCGTGCAGAACGTCCACAGTTGTTATTCCAAAACGGAAAAGCAACATATTTATTTACTGCTTCACAAGGCGGGAAATTTGAAACGGCTTCTTCGTTTATCTTTAAAATAATGTAA
- a CDS encoding exo-beta-1,4-galactosidase, with protein MIQKSRHIFLLMTVLFTLSSFKNDEINLEGNWHFEIDRNDEGITQKWYNRNLADVIKLPGSMAEFLKGDDITLKTKWTASIYDSSFYFIPRLEKYRQPGNIHIPFWLTPAKHYVGAAWYQKEVNVPANWKGKRILLHLERAHIETRVWINDKEVGLQNSLVAPHVYDLSAFLVPGKQRISIRIDNRITKINVGPDSHSITDHTQGNWNGIIGKIALESFSPVYIDDVQIYPDVKNKKARVKVTINNSTTNEFNGHLSLFAKSFNSVKSDQTKEIIDEINVSASNSKTIEIEVPFGKGMLTWDEFDPALYHLEAKLNAKGIQSEKKVQFGMREFKIKGNQFLINDVPVFLRGTVHNCEFPLTGYPATTVEAWDKIFKTIKSYGLNHVRFHSWCPPEAAFIAADKAGIYLQPEGPSWPNHGPKIGLGQPVDQFLYDETIRMARDYGNYASFTMLSAGNEPAGKQVEYLNAFVDFWKAKDNRRVYTGMSVGGSWPVVPNAEYQSRGGVRGLNWNKLPETESDFSTGIAPFKVPFVAHEIGQYCVFPNFEEIPKYKGVYRAKNFEMFKQDLQDHNMADQAKDFLNASGKLQVLCYKNEIEKMLRTPGYAGFQALGLQDFPGQGTALVGVLDAFFQEKGYTSTQEYKRFCNETVPLLKVPKFVYTNTEILKAEIALFHSGKTSLQNVVISWTLKNEKGIVLTEGNFDAKTFENGNGIFVGNLTFPLNKIKEASKLNLEVKVNNTAFINDWDFWIYPESNPEIASSIYYTTSLDDKAKEVLQNGGKVFLNASGKVVKGKEVEMHFLPVFWNTSWFKMRPPHVTGMLIQDKSLAFANFPTSFHSDLQWWEIQHRSQVMNLEDFPADFRPLVQPIDTWFMNRRLALVFEASVGKGKIIVSSADLRPDVENKPAAKQLFISLQQYMNSAAFNPKGNLDFEVLKDIFVSPSKEQFKTFTKDSPDELKPNSNQNKVK; from the coding sequence ATGATACAGAAATCCCGACACATCTTCCTGTTAATGACTGTTTTATTTACGCTAAGCAGTTTTAAAAATGACGAAATTAACCTCGAAGGCAACTGGCATTTTGAAATTGACAGAAACGATGAAGGAATTACCCAAAAGTGGTACAACCGAAATCTGGCAGATGTTATAAAACTTCCCGGTTCTATGGCTGAATTTCTAAAAGGAGATGATATTACGCTCAAAACAAAATGGACGGCTTCTATTTATGACAGTTCTTTTTATTTTATTCCGAGATTAGAAAAATACCGCCAACCCGGAAACATTCATATTCCGTTTTGGCTAACGCCTGCCAAACACTATGTTGGAGCTGCATGGTATCAAAAGGAAGTCAATGTTCCTGCAAACTGGAAAGGCAAACGAATTCTGCTTCATTTAGAAAGAGCCCATATAGAAACCAGAGTCTGGATAAACGATAAGGAAGTCGGTTTGCAAAACTCTTTAGTTGCTCCACATGTCTATGATTTAAGTGCTTTTCTCGTTCCGGGCAAACAACGCATTTCTATTCGGATTGACAATAGGATTACCAAAATAAATGTAGGTCCTGATTCGCATAGCATTACCGATCATACACAGGGAAACTGGAATGGGATTATCGGTAAAATAGCCCTAGAGTCATTTTCGCCGGTTTATATTGATGATGTTCAGATTTATCCTGATGTAAAAAACAAAAAAGCACGTGTAAAAGTCACGATAAATAACAGTACGACAAATGAATTTAACGGACACCTTTCTTTATTCGCAAAAAGTTTTAATTCTGTAAAATCTGACCAGACAAAAGAAATTATAGATGAAATAAATGTTTCTGCTTCAAATAGCAAAACTATTGAAATAGAAGTTCCTTTCGGGAAAGGAATGCTTACATGGGATGAATTTGATCCCGCATTATATCATCTGGAAGCAAAACTGAATGCTAAAGGAATACAATCTGAAAAAAAAGTTCAGTTTGGAATGCGTGAATTTAAAATAAAAGGGAATCAGTTTTTGATCAATGATGTTCCGGTGTTTCTTCGCGGAACGGTGCACAATTGCGAATTTCCATTAACCGGTTATCCTGCAACCACTGTAGAAGCCTGGGACAAAATTTTTAAAACTATCAAATCCTACGGCTTAAATCATGTACGTTTTCATTCGTGGTGTCCTCCCGAAGCTGCCTTTATTGCAGCCGATAAAGCGGGAATCTATTTACAGCCCGAAGGTCCTAGCTGGCCTAATCACGGCCCAAAAATAGGATTGGGTCAGCCGGTTGATCAGTTTTTGTATGACGAAACTATACGAATGGCAAGAGATTATGGCAATTATGCGTCGTTTACCATGCTTTCTGCGGGAAATGAACCTGCAGGAAAACAGGTAGAGTATCTGAATGCCTTTGTGGATTTCTGGAAAGCAAAAGACAACAGAAGGGTTTACACCGGAATGTCTGTTGGTGGAAGCTGGCCTGTTGTTCCAAATGCAGAATATCAGTCCCGTGGTGGTGTAAGAGGTCTAAACTGGAATAAATTACCAGAAACAGAATCCGATTTCAGTACCGGAATTGCTCCTTTTAAAGTGCCATTTGTAGCACACGAAATCGGTCAATATTGTGTTTTTCCGAATTTTGAAGAAATACCAAAATACAAAGGGGTTTACAGAGCTAAAAATTTCGAAATGTTTAAGCAGGATCTTCAGGATCATAATATGGCTGATCAGGCGAAAGACTTTTTGAATGCCTCCGGAAAACTACAGGTTTTATGTTATAAAAACGAAATCGAAAAAATGTTGAGAACTCCCGGATATGCGGGATTCCAGGCGTTAGGCTTACAGGATTTTCCGGGTCAGGGAACCGCTTTAGTAGGTGTTTTGGATGCCTTTTTTCAGGAAAAAGGATATACGTCGACACAAGAATATAAGCGCTTTTGTAACGAAACAGTTCCTTTGCTGAAAGTTCCAAAGTTTGTTTACACCAATACCGAAATTTTAAAAGCTGAAATAGCACTTTTTCACTCCGGCAAAACTTCTTTGCAAAATGTGGTAATTAGCTGGACTTTAAAAAATGAGAAAGGAATTGTTCTTACTGAAGGCAATTTCGATGCTAAAACTTTCGAAAACGGAAACGGAATATTCGTTGGAAACCTTACTTTTCCATTAAATAAAATTAAAGAAGCATCTAAATTAAATCTTGAAGTAAAAGTCAATAACACTGCTTTTATCAATGATTGGGACTTTTGGATTTACCCTGAATCTAATCCTGAAATTGCTTCTTCAATTTATTACACAACTTCTTTAGATGATAAAGCAAAAGAAGTTTTACAAAATGGAGGAAAAGTATTTTTGAATGCTTCAGGAAAGGTTGTAAAAGGAAAAGAAGTAGAAATGCATTTTCTTCCGGTTTTTTGGAATACCTCCTGGTTTAAAATGCGTCCACCTCATGTTACCGGAATGCTTATTCAGGATAAAAGTCTCGCCTTTGCCAACTTCCCAACCAGTTTTCATAGTGATTTGCAATGGTGGGAAATTCAACACCGTTCACAGGTGATGAACCTTGAAGATTTTCCGGCAGATTTCCGTCCGTTGGTTCAGCCTATTGATACCTGGTTCATGAACCGTAGATTAGCTTTGGTGTTTGAAGCCAGTGTTGGAAAAGGAAAAATCATAGTAAGCAGCGCTGATTTAAGACCAGATGTTGAAAATAAACCAGCAGCAAAGCAGTTATTCATTTCCTTGCAGCAATACATGAATTCTGCTGCCTTTAATCCAAAAGGAAATTTGGATTTTGAAGTATTAAAAGACATTTTCGTGAGTCCTTCAAAAGAGCAATTTAAAACTTTTACCAAAGACAGTCCCGATGAACTGAAACCGAATTCTAATCAGAATAAAGTGAAATAA
- a CDS encoding DUF4861 domain-containing protein, with protein sequence MKTKLCLSIALSTMIFISCKAQKSQSAKIVLTNNLDLELPQKTVSIKRSTLKVKGIEKSFPILLQNSDTIPAQVNDLDGDGKWDELFFVADFSAKEKKTVELKWSETDPKYSVKTSARFGKREAENLPVQPATEEVLLANQVYKKLGFQKYQTDGPTWENDKVGFRHYLDGRNCKDVFGKRTPGITPENVGISSKGAVEDNYHQMHDWGRDIFPVGTSAGLGGYGLIVGEEINRLGILINDTINNVEKTTFKIVSEGPVNSVLSYKYQNWQASGNKYQVQETASIWPGMYGYKNTVSLNGLKGNETLAIAFSNINNQNPLQVVDSGDYVCFILHDKLTYERQWILGTAIIIPKEAYKGYIEAPKTGKLTNSYLIKVSTKNNQPISYYPVAGWELSADPNFKDAAYFSNYVTTLAKQLSAKIKVEVSK encoded by the coding sequence ATGAAAACTAAACTCTGTCTTTCAATCGCTTTATCGACTATGATTTTTATAAGTTGTAAAGCTCAAAAATCACAATCGGCTAAAATTGTTTTAACCAATAATTTGGATTTGGAATTGCCTCAAAAAACGGTTTCAATAAAAAGAAGTACGCTTAAGGTTAAAGGTATTGAAAAATCTTTTCCAATCCTTTTGCAGAATTCAGATACTATTCCAGCTCAGGTAAATGATCTGGATGGTGACGGAAAATGGGATGAATTATTCTTTGTGGCTGATTTTTCGGCAAAAGAAAAGAAAACAGTGGAATTGAAATGGTCAGAGACAGATCCTAAATATTCAGTAAAAACCAGTGCCCGTTTCGGAAAAAGAGAAGCGGAAAATTTACCTGTTCAGCCTGCAACCGAAGAAGTTTTGTTAGCGAATCAGGTGTATAAAAAATTAGGTTTTCAAAAATACCAGACCGATGGCCCAACCTGGGAAAATGATAAGGTAGGTTTCAGGCATTATCTGGACGGAAGAAACTGTAAAGATGTTTTTGGTAAAAGAACTCCCGGAATCACGCCTGAAAATGTAGGTATTAGCAGCAAAGGCGCCGTAGAAGATAATTATCATCAGATGCACGATTGGGGAAGGGATATTTTTCCTGTTGGAACTTCTGCCGGATTAGGCGGTTATGGATTAATTGTTGGAGAAGAAATCAATAGACTCGGAATTCTGATTAACGATACAATCAATAATGTTGAAAAAACGACTTTTAAAATTGTGAGTGAAGGTCCGGTAAATTCGGTTTTAAGTTATAAATATCAAAACTGGCAGGCTTCCGGCAATAAATATCAGGTACAGGAAACTGCTTCCATCTGGCCGGGAATGTACGGATATAAAAATACGGTTTCTTTAAACGGACTTAAAGGAAATGAAACGCTGGCTATTGCATTCTCGAATATTAATAACCAAAATCCGTTGCAGGTAGTTGATTCCGGAGATTACGTTTGTTTTATCCTTCATGATAAATTAACCTATGAGCGTCAGTGGATTCTGGGAACGGCTATAATTATTCCAAAAGAGGCTTACAAAGGTTATATCGAAGCTCCAAAAACAGGTAAACTGACCAATTCCTATTTGATAAAAGTGAGTACAAAAAATAATCAGCCAATTAGTTATTATCCTGTTGCAGGATGGGAACTGAGCGCTGATCCAAACTTTAAAGATGCTGCTTATTTCAGCAATTATGTAACGACTCTTGCTAAACAGCTTTCGGCCAAAATAAAGGTTGAAGTAAGCAAATAA
- a CDS encoding PKD domain-containing protein, whose translation MRLHTKNTFLGAILFCMMFQCWSQDTRTFKVFQFPANKIPTIDGKSDDWKMVPESYIVGMDQLWEDSGKHAKANPKNIDISVKVAWVKGLNRLYFLYEAYDDYWDFSLPGLHNDTFEVIVDADQSGGPFIDRFHPNKALTNTMDAYFSYHGVHAQNYHIFTPAEGKDWTLVWGSQPWIKELPYANAASSYNFKAGESGKLTLEFWITPFDYAGNDSSRAVESILKENKNIGLCWAIIDYDDVNNEKNNGFWNLSKEHTMYGNASYSLPFKLMPLEKQFQKEINAKWTFNVIDKNKRTVAFIDQSVGEIESYRWDFGDGSFSSEKNPVHEYNEAGKYIVVLEISGPKGKSRLSKIWDVAVK comes from the coding sequence ATGAGACTTCATACAAAAAACACATTTTTAGGAGCGATACTATTTTGCATGATGTTTCAATGCTGGTCACAAGACACAAGGACTTTTAAGGTTTTTCAGTTTCCAGCTAATAAAATTCCAACCATTGACGGAAAATCAGATGACTGGAAAATGGTCCCTGAAAGTTATATTGTCGGAATGGATCAGCTATGGGAAGACAGCGGAAAACATGCAAAAGCAAATCCTAAAAACATAGATATAAGCGTAAAAGTGGCATGGGTTAAAGGACTGAACCGACTGTATTTTTTATATGAAGCTTATGATGACTATTGGGATTTTTCTCTGCCGGGACTACATAATGATACGTTTGAAGTGATTGTTGATGCAGATCAGTCGGGCGGACCATTTATAGACCGGTTTCATCCTAATAAAGCATTAACAAATACTATGGATGCTTATTTTTCTTATCATGGTGTTCATGCACAAAACTATCATATTTTCACTCCTGCCGAAGGAAAAGACTGGACACTGGTTTGGGGCAGTCAGCCATGGATTAAGGAACTTCCGTATGCGAATGCTGCTTCCAGTTATAATTTTAAAGCTGGAGAATCAGGAAAACTGACATTAGAATTCTGGATCACTCCTTTTGATTATGCAGGAAACGATTCGTCAAGAGCAGTAGAATCCATATTGAAGGAAAATAAAAACATCGGACTTTGCTGGGCCATCATTGATTATGATGATGTAAATAACGAAAAAAATAACGGTTTCTGGAACCTGTCCAAAGAACATACGATGTACGGAAATGCTTCTTACAGTCTTCCGTTTAAATTAATGCCTTTGGAAAAACAATTCCAAAAGGAAATAAATGCTAAATGGACGTTCAATGTAATTGATAAAAACAAAAGAACGGTAGCTTTTATCGATCAGTCTGTAGGCGAAATTGAATCTTACAGATGGGATTTTGGGGACGGAAGTTTTTCATCAGAAAAAAATCCGGTTCATGAATATAATGAGGCCGGAAAATATATCGTAGTTTTAGAGATTTCAGGCCCAAAAGGAAAATCAAGATTATCAAAAATCTGGGATGTTGCCGTAAAATAA